A section of the Primulina huaijiensis isolate GDHJ02 unplaced genomic scaffold, ASM1229523v2 scaffold208336, whole genome shotgun sequence genome encodes:
- the LOC140966977 gene encoding beta-glucuronosyltransferase GlcAT14A: MDTKILMISFTLTSLLFFLLYTTTKQVHPITIFRPAKTLIVPKQENPYPVSFAYLISASEGDTMKLKRLMLALYHPGNHYLIHLDSSAPEEEHQEIARFVSSNRVFGEVGNVWVVKKANLVTYRGPTMLATTLHAMAMLLRTAKWDWFINLSASDYPLVTQDDLIHAFSNLPKDLNFIQHSSHLGWKMNKRGKPIIMDPGLHSVNKSEIWWVIKQRTLPTAFKLYTGSAWTILSRSLAEYCIIGWDNLPRTLLLYYTNFVSSPEGYFQTLSCNSHNFKNTTINHDLHYITWDTPPKQHPRSLGLKDYRKMVQSNRPFARKFKKNDPVLDMIDRELLKRGKKQFAFGGWCSDTNGCTELMAEGYGVLRNGAGSERLRILLKRLVSGENLNKIRRCR, translated from the exons ATGGATACCAAAATATTAATGATATCCTTCACACTGACGTCCCTTCTCTTCTTCCTCCTCTACACGACCACCAAACAAGTACACCCCATCACTATTTTCAGACCAGCTAAAACCTTAATCGTCCCGAAACAAGAGAACCCATATCCAGTCTCATTCGCATACTTGATCTCAGCCTCAGAAGGAGACACCATGAAGCTCAAGCGTCTCATGCTGGCACTCTACCACCCTGGGAACCATTACTTGATCCATTTGGATTCCAGCGCGCCGGAGGAAGAACATCAAGAAATCGCGAGATTTGTGTCTAGCAATCGTGTTTTTGGTGAAGTTGGGAATGTTTGGGTGGTGAAGAAGGCTAATCTGGTGACTTACAGAGGTCCGACCATGCTTGCTACCACTCTCCATGCAATGGCGATGCTTTTGAGGACTGCCAAATGGGATTGGTTCATTAATCTTAGTGCCTCTGATTATCCATTGGTTACTCAAGATG ATCTGATTCATGCCTTCTCTAATCTGCCAAAAGATCTGAACTTCATACAACACAGCAGCCACTTGGGCTGgaaaat GAATAAAAGAGGGAAGCCGATAATTATGGATCCTGGTTTGCACAGTGTAAATAAATCAGAGATTTGGTGGGTTATCAAGCAAAGAACCTTGCCCACTGCCTTCAAGCTTTACACAG GTTCGGCATGGACAATTTTATCACGATCCTTGGCCGAGTACTGCATAATAGGATGGGACAATCTCCCAAGAACCCTACTCCTCTACTACACCAACTTTGTCTCCTCCCCGGAAGGCTATTTCCAGACACTATCCTGCAACTCCCACAACTTCAAAAACACCACCATAAACCACGATCTGCATTACATTACGTGGGACACTCCCCCAAAGCAGCATCCTCGATCTCTTGGCCTCAAAGATTACAGAAAAATGGTGCAGAGTAACAGACCCTTTGCTCGAAAGTTCAAGAAAAACGATCCGGTTCTCGACATGATTGATCGTGAGCTGTTGAAGAGAGGGAAGAAGCAGTTTGCTTTTGGAGGGTGGTGCTCTGATACTAATGGGTGCACAGAGTTGATGGCTGAGGGTTATGGGGTTTTGAGGAATGGAGCGGGCTCGGAGAGATTGAGGATTCTGTTGAAAAGGTTGGTTTCAGGTGAGAATTTGAACAAGATCAGAAGATGTAGATGA